The Bacillus thuringiensis sequence GACTCCCTGAGCGTTACTTCGGGGTGTTCCACCCCTAGATGTCTAACGCATGGTCGCTCTTTTGGTATGGTTCATATTTTACGCAGGAACCGAATGGCTTGGTTTTCGCACTCTATTTTCTTCCTGTAATCTTCTATATCAAGTTATCGAAGAACTTCATATAGCTAGTTTATCAAAATTTTTTGGCTAGGCTAAACCGAAATTCATCTCCCACCTACCGTTGGGCTATGCCCTTCACACGCTTGAGGAAGGAGAATTTTTTCGGGGAATACGTTAAATATGAAATACATCTAGGACATTATCTTTTTCTTCTTTATTAATTTCATGGAGAAAAGTCAACATTTAAAGTGATTTGAATGTAAACTAAATTCAAAGTTTTACATTGGAACTTTTTATTATTAGTTGTATAAAATAGTGTGAGATTAAAAGTGTATTAAGATGAATAATGGTATTTTTTTTCAGATAAAAAGCCTAGTACTACTAGGCTTTTTGTTTATGTAAAATATTTATTTGAATTCTCCACATGTTAACATTTTTTGGAATTAAACATATAATGCAATGAGCATTTATAATATAATCTTGATCGATAAAAAAACACAGCGATTTTTGTGGTTTTTTATTTATTATTTTCATATTTATATATATAAATAATTAGATGTTATATATAAAATATTTTCTTTAATATGGGCTTATATAAGATGGGAATTAGCGGATACATACATATGCCCTATTACATACCTATATTTTATGTCTTGTTTTATACAATATAAATTTTATGAGAAAGAAGGTTTAAAAATATGTATCAAGATTTTAATTCATATTTACCTTTGTATAGAGAGGATACTTATGAATATGATGGTTGTTTAGAACATGAATGTTTGGATAATGAATATCGTGCAACAGATTATAGTTTTTATGTTGGGCAAACAATTGCAGCTCCAGCAAATACACGATATTTTTCCATGGGAACTCCTATATTTATACAGAGGACTTTTGGTCATGGTCAAAATCAAAATGTAGAGGTAATATATCAAAGTCCTTTTGGTTTAAGTACTGTGATTATTTCTGCAATAGAGCTTGATGGTTTTTCTGGAGGTTCATTTCCTTGCCCTAGCCAAAATCGTCCAACACTTCGCATAGGCAGCACTGGACATTGGGTTGTAAAACTTCAAGAATTTCTTCAGAAGTTTGGTTATTATTCAGGAAGAATTGATGGTCAATTTGGTCCTGTAACTGATCGAGCAGTAAGGAATTATCAAAGCAATCGTAGACTTCTTCCAGATGGAATTGTTGGTCCGAAAACTTGGTGTCAGCTTGAACAAGACGGTTTTTCTGGAGGTTCAGGTCCAATCCCTCCCTCTTGCCCTAGCCAAAATCGTCCAACACTTCGCATAGGCAGCACTGGACATTGGGTTGTAGAGCTTCAAAAGTTTCTTCAGAGAACGGGATATTATTTAGGAAGAATTGATGGTCAATTTGGTCCTGTAACTGATCGAGCAGTAAGAAATTATCAAGGAGATCATAGACTTTTGGTAGATGGAATTGTCGGTCCAAAAACTTGGTGTCAGCTTGAGCAAGACGGTTTTATGATTCAAAGAGAAGAAATTTGCCCTAGCCAAAATCGTCCAACGCTTTCGATAGATAGTACTGGACATTTGGTTCAAGAACTTCAAGAATTCCTTCAGAGTATTGGATATTATCCAGGAAGAATTGATGGTCGATTTGGTTCTGTAACTGATCGAGCAGTAAGGCAATATCAAAGAGATCGTGGGCTTTTTGTAGATGGACGTGTCGGTCCAAAAACTTGGTGTCAGCTTGAAAAAGATGGTTTTGGTCCAGTTTGCCCTAGCCAAAATC is a genomic window containing:
- a CDS encoding peptidoglycan-binding domain-containing protein; amino-acid sequence: MYREDTYEYDGCLEHECLDNEYRATDYSFYVGQTIAAPANTRYFSMGTPIFIQRTFGHGQNQNVEVIYQSPFGLSTVIISAIELDGFSGGSFPCPSQNRPTLRIGSTGHWVVKLQEFLQKFGYYSGRIDGQFGPVTDRAVRNYQSNRRLLPDGIVGPKTWCQLEQDGFSGGSGPIPPSCPSQNRPTLRIGSTGHWVVELQKFLQRTGYYLGRIDGQFGPVTDRAVRNYQGDHRLLVDGIVGPKTWCQLEQDGFMIQREEICPSQNRPTLSIDSTGHLVQELQEFLQSIGYYPGRIDGRFGSVTDRAVRQYQRDRGLFVDGRVGPKTWCQLEKDGFGPVCPSQNRPILRIGSTGYLVQELQEFLRNIGYYSGRIDGQFGRVTEQAVRNYQRDRGLVADGIVGSKTWCQLEKDGFR